Below is a window of Tolypothrix bouteillei VB521301 DNA.
AGCAATAGAAATTCTCGTTCGTCTGAAGCGCCTCTATCCCGACGCGACTTGTTCTTTAAATTATGCAAGCCCAGTACAACTGCTTGTTGCTACTATTCTCTCCGCACAATGTACTGATGAGCGGGTCAATCAAGTAACACCAGCGCTATTTAGTAAGTTCCCTGATGCAGCGAGTTTGGCAAATGCTGACTTGGAAGAGTTGGAAAATCTAGTCCGTTCCACTGGTTTCTACCGCAATAAGGCAAAGAATATCAAATCTGCTTGCCAAACGATCGTGAGCGAATTTGGTTCTCAAGTCCCAAAGCGCATGGAGGACTTACTAAAACTTTCTGGTGTAGCTCGGAAGACAGCAAATGTTGTTCTCGCTCATGCTTATGGAATCAATTCTGGGGTAACAGTTGATACTCATGTTAAACGTCTCACCCAACGTTTGGGTTTAACGGAACATTCCGATCCCATCCGCATTGAACGAGATTTGATGGGTTTATTACCTCAACCAGACTGGGAAAATTGGTCTATCCGGCTCATTTATCACGGTCGCGCCATTTGTAAAGCACGATCGCCCGCTTGTGAGGCTTGTGAACTCTCTGACCTCTGTCCTTGTGCTTTTCACGTTCCGCAGGAAAAGGTAAAGGCAAAAATTGTAGAAAACTAGCGGTCTACCGCATTCATTTTGCGGAGCCGTAGAGGCTAGGTATCACCTCGTTCCCAGGCAGAGCCTGGGAATGCCTTAATAAGACAGAGAGATTACTGTCTTTTACGTTATTTTTAAAACAAAGATGAATTACGAGTGATAAATTAGCTATTATTTATGTAATTATATAAAATGGAGAATGCTGTCTAAAAAGTAAGCTACCAAAATAATATGGCAAAAAAGAGCATGATTGAGCGCGAGAAAAAACGCGCTAAATTGGTACAAAAGTACGCTGCAAAAAGAGAAGCGTTGCTGGACGAATTTAAAGAGGCAGAATCTCCTTTAGATAAGCTGGAGATTCATCGGCAAATTCAACAACTTCCCCGCAATAGCGCTCCTACCCGCCGTCGCAACCGCTGCTGGTTAACAGGTCGTCCAAGAGGCGTTTACCGTGACTTTGGGCTATCTCGGAACGTCCTTCGGGAATGGGCGCACGAAGGTCTTTTGCCTGGAGTGGTTAAGTCTAGCTGGTAGTTAGTCGTCAGTAGTTAGTAGTTAGTGGCGCTTTTAAACAACTAACCACTAACAACTAACAACTAACAACTAACCAAAATCATTGACCGCAACATTTATCAATGCCCAAGCTTTCCAAAAGTAAATCGCTGACGGCGTTAGCAATAGCAAACTCTCCGTAAAAACTTTTGGAAAAATCAAACGACTGCATTTCAGTAACAATGGCAATTACCAGAGAACCCAAGTCGTTTTCCCCCTCCATTCTCTGGCGCACAAAAATCTGTGCAGCTCTTTGGGCAATTTTTTGATTCACTGCCTCTGGGATAAATTCTTCATCTAACCACCGATGTAAGCTCAGTTGCAACCACTCTCCCTCAAGTACGGGATTTTGAGCCGGTGGTAAAGTGATAGGTGGGATTGATTCGTTCATATCTTTATCACTCAATCGGCATAATTAAAGTTAACTCATTAGACGTGTCACTGGTTACTAGTCACCGATCCCTGGTTACTGGTTATTATGAATTATGATATCGCCACTATTGTTCAAGGTTACGCTCAAGGCTATTTTCTCATGGCTGATGAGGATAATGTCTTGGGATGGTATGGAAGTCGCGATCGCACTCTCATTCCTCTAGATAACAGATTTCGCTACCCCAAGTCCCTGAGGCGAGCATTAAATCAAGAGCGTTTCAGCATTGCAATTAACCGTGATTTTAAATCTGTTGTAGCAAACTGTGCTGACAGAGAAACAACATGGATTTCGCCAGAGTTAAAAAAGATTTATTGGGAACTTTACCAAGCAGGATGGGCGTATAGTTTTGAAACTTGGCAAGGGGACGAACTTGCTGGAGGTATTTTAGGGATTGTGATTGGGGGTGCTTTTATTGGGGAGTCGATGTTTTACCGCATTCCCGAAGGATCGAAAGTGGCGATGGTAAAGTTAGTAGAGAGATTGCGGGAAAGACAATTTGTACTCTTTGACGCCCAAATGATGAATCCTCATTTGGAAAGGTTTGGGGCTTATGGCATTAATGATGATGAGTATCAAATTTTGCTGAAAAAAGCTTTGTTTCGGAGGTGTTCTTTGGATTAACTATTTCCGGTTAAATTTTTTTCTCCGTCACTAAAGTCAAACTTATCCAATCGCCCTTGTCACTGTAGCTGCGAATCATCCGCTGGCGCAAATCTGGTTGAATAAGCCAACCCACTTCAAGAAACAACGGCTGACGCACTGACAGTTTGAGTGGAGACGTTGCTGATGCACCATTAGGTAAGAGCAAGACTTGTACCTGTTTTTGGGGGTCTTGGTCAAAGTGGATGATAGAGTTTTTAACAGTAGCTGTTGAGGAGATCGTGCGCTCGCCAAAAGTTAAACTTTGGATAAGTCGTCCATTCCCATCTAGCTGTAGTTGCATTTTTGTAGAATAATTTTCAGGAGAACGCCAATCGGGATATATCGTGACTGCTTCGCCTTGCCATTCTCCGAGTAAATTGTCCACTGTCAGCTGGGGCTTTTGTGGTGGTTGAGTTCCTGCTAGGTGTTCTCTAATTAAGGTTAATTGAGCTAACTCAAGATTTTTATCATACAACTGAACGAGACGCAGGCGTTGGTTTTCATAAATCAAACCAAATTCAGCACCAAATTCAGAAAATGGTGCGAGTTGAATTGAACCTTGGGAAAACGCCCCGTTCTTAAAAAACAGTACACTTCGTGCAAGCGTGCTGTATTCTAAGACTTTCTCACTTCCCCCAAGACGAATTGTTTGACGAATTTTCTGGTTGTTATCTAGCCCTTCCAAAGTCACTACACTTGGGGTATCTTCCAAAATGTCACCCTGAGGAGAGAAGCGAGTAAAAGACCCTTGCCATTCGCCTAGATTTTGTAGTAGGGCTGTCCATTGCGAGTGCATAGTTAAGCGATGATAAGAAGTGATAAGTTTAAGAATAAATCTTTAATTCACCAAAAATTTAACTTTTAGCAAAACGACGAACAGCAAAGAGACTTCCCAATAATCCCACCACAGCACCAAAATTCAAGAGAATGATGGGTAATAACAGAGTTTGCAGTACGCTCAGTTGCAAACCATTGGTGAGAAACTGAATAAATTCGGGTTGATTGGCCAACCAACGACTGAGAAACTGTTGAAGACAGCTAATAAATCCCCAAGCGATCGCACCTCCTAAAATACCGAAAACGATTCCTTGCAGCACAAACGGTAAATAAATCCAAACTGAAGTCGCCCCTACGAGTTGCATGATTTCAATTTCCCGCCGTCGTGCTATGACAATTAGGCGAATAGTCGTTGAAGTCACAGCAACTGCGGTCAACGTCAAGATTATGGTAATCGCCAATGAAACCCAATTTAAACCTTGATGCAATTGGGCAATACGTTTCAACGCTTCATCTACATACTGCACTGTCTCAACTCCCTGTAACTTAGCCAGTTGTGTCGCTAAAGTTGGGACAACAGAAGAGTTTTGCGCCTTGACTTTTAACTCATCAACTAAAGGGTTTTCGCCAAGCTGTTGAGTCGCACTCTCAATATTAGAAATACCTAGTTCTTTAACTAACTTAGTCCAAGCTTGATCTTTTGTAATCTTCTGAATACTAGCGACTTCTGGCATATTGGCTACAAGTGGCTCGAGTGTTTCTATGCGAGCACTTGGTTCGAGGTAGACGGATACTTCGAGTTGGGTACCAAACTGGTTCAGTAATTTTTCTAACTGCCAAGATGTTTGCAAGCTCATGCCGAATAAAAACAATAATACCGTGACGGTACTGACAGCCGCCCAGTTCATCCATCCACCACGTCGCAAACCGAGAAAAGTCTCTTTAAGTAGGTAATCAAACTTGGTAAAAAATTTAAACACTTCAAACCCCAGAGTTTGTGCAAGGAGAAATAATGCTATCTCTTATACTCGCAATTAGCGAGTTTTGCAAACAGAGGTTGTGCTAAGTCTCTACGCATATTAAATATCACTCAAACTTTTTTGCAGCCTTTGGATACCAGCTTCAATTTGAGAAATGGTCAAATTGCCATAACCCAGAATCACTTGATGTTGGTGGCGCTCTTGAAAGACAGTATGAGCAGTGACAGGGTAAATTCGCACTCCTTGGGATTCAAGTTTTTGTAAAGTTTTTTTACAAAAGTTGATTTTAGGAAAAGACGCAACGAAATGCAGCCCGGTAGAATCTCCAAATATTTTGACTCGATCGGCAAACCGATCTATCAGATTTTGTTTGAGAATTTGTCGTCGCTTTTGATAGAGCTTTTTCATTCTGGCAATATGTCGTTCCAAATAACCATCCTGAATAAATTGGGCCAAGATAAGTTGTTCAAAATATGCAGTGTGTTGGTCTTTCAACCGTTTAAAGTAACGACACCTTTCTACCAAAGAGACTGGTAGTACTATATACCCTATACGTAAAGCAGGCGAGAGAATCTTACTAAAAGTACCAATATAAATGACACGTTCGGGATCTAGCCCTTGCAAGGAACTGACTGGAGTCCCTTCATAGCGAAACTCGCTGTCATAGTCATCTTCGACGATAAAGCAGTCCGTAGACTTGGCATATTCGAGTAAGGAAATTCGTCGTTGAATGGTCAGAACGCTACCTAGGGGAAACTGGTGGGAAGGCGTGACAAAGATAAAACTTGGTTTTTTGTCAGGAGGTAGGAGGTGAGTCTGCAAGCCTTGCTCATCAACTGGAACGGGAAAGAGTTCTGCCTGCAAAGCAATAAATATTTTCTGGAGCTCGCGAGTCACCGGATCTTCAAGAATAACTCGACTTCCTGGCTTTAAAAGCAGTTCCCCTACTAGCGAAAATGCTTGAGTTGCTCCACTTGTGATGACAATTTGTTCGGGATTGCAGATGACACCTCTTGTTTTCCAAAGATATTTTGAGAGCACGGATCGTAACTCAACGCATCCCTCTGGTTGTCCGTAACCAAGTAGAGCGTTTGGTATCTCCGTAAAGACTTGCTTGGCTAGCTGTCCCCAGAGTTTGCGGGGAAAGGAATCTAGGGCTGGAAGCCCGGAGCGAAAATCAATGATGTCAATTCCGCCAGTTTCTTTGTCTGAGAGGGACATCGGGGAATCTGTCAGGAGGCTGGTCATTTTTTCTTCGGTGTGTCTTTGAGTTGGTAAGAATTCCCAACAAGCCCCCCGAGCTACATAAGTCCCCGATCCCGATCGCCCTTCCAAGTAGCCTTCTGCAATGAGTTGGTCGTAAGCTTCTAAAATGACATTTCTGGACACTCCCAAGCTTGCAGCCAAAGAGCGGGTTGCAGGGAGACGCTGTTCGGCTTTTAGTTCTGCGTTTAAAATTTTGTTGCGTAATTCCAAATAGATCTGCCGAATCAAGGGGATGTTCGATGTGCGATCGATCGGTAACCACAGCATAAAAGTCTACTAGCAAAAATTGGTACTTAAAAAATTTACCAAAAGTGGCTCTACTATAAACCAATTGAGTTGGGTAGCTTACAAAGAAGGCTCAATTATCGTTTAATTGGTTTATGTTTGAAGCACAAAGTTTTTTAGCTTTCCTTGCAACATCAACATTGCTTATTTTTGCTCCCGGTCCAGATATGCTGCTCGTGATTAGTCGGGGTTTTTCTCAAGGATCTCTAGCAGCAATTGTTTCAGCATTGGGAGCAACGACAGGCATTTTTGTTCATACCTGTTTGGCTGCTTTTGGTATGTCAGTTTTACTTCAAACTTCCAAGACACTTTTTCTCGTTGTCAAACTAGTTGGAGCAGTTTACCTTATTTATCTTGGAATTAAATTGATACAAGACAAACCAAACAGTCTTGCTTTAAAGCAACAAATGCCAGTCAGTATGCGTGTTGTTTACGCTCAGGGCGTTTTCTCTAGTGTTTTAAATCCCAAATTAGCGTTATTTATATTAGCCTTTCTGCCACAGTTTGTATCTTCACCAAACCACTCTACGATTCAAATAATTATCTTGGGGTTGATACTTGGTACTCAAGCCCTGATGATTTTCTCTCTAATTGGTATTTTTTCAAGCAACATAGCAACCTTATTTATACGGAATTCTCAATTTTCCAATTACTTACGTATAGCGACTGGCGGAACACTGGCATTTCTTGGTTTAAATCTTGCTGTATAGGAAGTAATAGCAGTCTCAAATCATTCCAACTCCTTTGTTTTAAGGTGAGTTCGCTAAAGCCAAAATAGACTTCACCCCAAACCCTTCTCCTATGAGGATGCTGTTAGCGAATGATAGGTCAGATCCCTCACCTCGTTCCCAGGCTGAGCCTGGGAACAAGAAATTGCATGGTCAGTATGAATTGAGACTTATAAGAACGGGCGAAATACACATAACTCCGGAAGATGCGGCAAATGTCATAATGGGTCTTACAAGGACGCAGTAAAGGAACTGGAATTGTTAAGATAAGTTTAGACGCTGTTTGTTGCGGTTCTGAACTTATAAGACCTATCTCAAGATAAGCGAGTTACAAAATCATGCCTATAGAAATTGCTGTTGAAAAGAAAAAGTTACAAAATCCACCATTAGAAATGCATTATTTGGGCGATCGCGTCCTTCGCCAACCTGCAAAGCGAATCTCCAAAGTCGATGAGGAACTGCGCCAAATCATCCGCGAAATGTTACAAACCATGTATAGCAAAGATGGTATTGGTTTGGCAGCACCCCAAGTAGGAATCAACAAACAACTGATTGTGATTGACTGCGATCCAGAAAACCCAGCCAATCCCCCCTTGGTATTAATTAACCCCACCATCAAAAAAGTCAGCCGCGATTTGTGTGTTGCTCAAGAAGGTTGTTTGAGCATACCGGGCGTATACCTTGATGTGAAGCGTCCTCAAGTGGTAGAAATCTCTTACAAAGATGAAAGCGGGCGTCCCCAGTCGTTAAAGGCGGGAGATTTACTCGGACGATGCATTCAGCATGAAATAGATCACCTGAACGGGGTAGTATTTGTAGACAGAGTAGATAACTCTTTGGCTTTAGCACAGGAGTTATCCAAACATGGCTTTTCGCATCAAGCAGTAAAACCAGTAGCATAGGTGGGTTGATAGTGAACGTAATAACTCCAAAAAGTGGTTTGTTTTTAGCAGGTTCTTGTATTGCAGCCATAGCGGCGGTTGGTTCAATTTTTGAACTGTCTTCCGGACAACCAGATTTAGGGACTCAAACGACTGCGATTATCTTGGCACTTAGCATTCCACTAACAGGATTATTTTTTGTTGCTGCAGTGAAGGATGCTAAAGCTAATATTAAATAAGCATCAGGTACAAAACGAGGAAAAAGGAAAAAGAAAATATAAATCATTTTTCTTTTTTTCTTTTACCTTTTACTTCCAGAATTGCTAAAAATTTACGACTGATTGTTGAAGTATAAGTAGGGTGGGCAAAGCTCACCCTATTTGTTATTTGGTAAGCTTTGTCTTCATCCTTGAGACTTTACTCGTGATTCTTTAACCTTAATTCTTGTACCTTATAATACAATTTACATTTTATATAAAAAGTTATTATATTCACTAACAAAAGCTTTTGTACCTTATTCAAACATAAGGTGTCGTGAAAATTTCATAAATTGTATGAACAACACAGATATCAGTGAAGTGGGTAAACAGGTGAGCTTTGCCTACGTTTTTTTCAACGGTTATGGATTTTTTCCATCAAAAGTTGTGGCTAATTGGTTGGGTCTTGAATCCCTTCCAGATTGGGAACACGATACTATTTTGGATTTATTAGCTGTAGACCAAATTGCAGCTTGTGCCAAACTAGATAATCAATTAGCTCAAAAATATTTAACTTTTTTCAATTTACGAGGAACCCATACAGAAAAGTTTGCCACCAAAGGTTTTGGTCTCAATGTAGAGATACTAAAAACTGTAGTGAACTGTCAAAAAGCGATCGCACCACCATATATTCCACTGTCTTAAAGTCAGAGGGAAGAGGGTAGCAGCCAGTTGCTAAAGGCAACTATGCTGAAAGCGAACAACCAACAACTAACCACTAACCAGTTAAACTTCCAAACGACGAACCATCCCCATGCCCATGGTGGTTTTGCGTCCTGCGCCGCAGTAGAGAGCAAAATCCGCTAGGGCATTGATATGTTTAATGATGCAGGTATCGACTTGACCTAAAATCCGATAATTAATTTCGCCCACACAGCCGATAAATTTACTGCGTGAGTCAACTGCTACAGCTGTACGAATGTTAAAGAAACTGGGGAAAATGAATTCTGTGAGATTGGATTCTAAAGGAATACCGCTGTATTTGTTCCAACGTTGAAGCAAACTGTTAAAGACGCATTCTCTAGTTGGTAAAGCGGTATCAAAATGACCTTGACGAAAGTTAGTAGGAGTACAGAAACTAAGGGCAATTTGACGTTGGCTATCGGAAGCTTGCTCGTACAATTGGGCGTAGGTTATAGCGTTTGCCCAAGGTTGTGTTGTGTGAGGTGTCCCAAGGATAGTGGTAATGTATAAGTCAGCAGGACCGAGATGCCAAGGATGAGCCGGGTTAAGATTGAGCCAAAGTTGGGTGAGTTGAGCCAAAAGAGTGTCATCTAATAAAGATATGCGCCACCAACAGCTTGTTCCAGTTGGTATTGGTTTTTGGTGTTCCCACTGCAATGTTGGGTCTAGGGTCTTATTTTTGTGACTGGCGTTGGTTTTGATTTGTAAGGGACTGATGGTAAAAGCTTTGTCAGATGTGGAGTCATGAAGGCAATCGCCCAGTTTTCGATCTACAGAACTCACAAGATTGAGAAACAGTGCGTGAAGATGTCTGCCGGTGAGAAATTGTGGTGGAATGGGAGACTGAGGAAGCAAGTGTAGAACTAGACTGTGAGGCATAGAATTTTTCTCTCTGTAAAGTAATGATAGAGAGTTTTATGAAATCAAATCGCGTCGTACCGCTTCTGAAATGATGCGCCGCAAGTAACTCACTCTATCTTCCGGACACAACCCGTATAATGCTTCATGCACATCTTGCGGGAGTCTAATACCTGTGACTTTCTTTGAGAGAGGGATGTTTTCTATCTCACCGTAAGCTTGAAACTGCTTGCTAATAAACGCTTTTGTTTGAACCGGATTGGGATTGCCTTTTGACATACTGCATCTAGATGCGATCGCAACTTCATCATTATGACATAAATCCCAGTTAACCGCGATTAATAGGTTTTATTGTCATTGGGTCATTTCCTAAAAATTTGGCTTCGGGATTGTATCCCCTGTTAACAGGGAACACAATTGAACTATGAGGGACAACAGAAAAATGCAACCCTCACAGGAGGCAATAAATTGACAGATCCAAATCAAAGGCGCAATGGGAGAGGCAACGGTTGGATGCCCGTCTTCCGCATCTTTCAATTCCAGTTAAAACAACGTACCTGGGTTGAGATAGATCCCGTGTCGGGACAAGAAACTCCCGTAGATAGAGAGGACATTTTGGATGACCTCGACATCCGAGGGGACGACGAAGAGGAAAACGGCACTAGCCAACGCTAATCCCTAAACCTCCAAGTAGCCCCCAACTAGCCCTTGGGGGCTTTCCTAATTGCAGTTTATCCTAGGAGCAGATATGCAGAAAATAGTTTACCCTATTGAATATCGAGTTATTCAACGCAACATCACCCCAGAAAAGTCTTACTGGCACTTCCTTAAGGGAAGAGTATTTTACAATCCTTTAAATTTGCCAAGCGAGGGTGATATTGAATTCATGTTTGGTACAACAAAAAAGAAAGTTGCCATTGAGTTATTCCGAATCAATGGAGGTAAGCCAGGGTATTACTTGGCAAACTTGTTAGAGAATAAATACTACTACTGCGGACTTAACTGGGAAGATGTGAAAAATACTTTATTGGGTCTTGGCATTGGTCGAGAAGATCCTGCAGCGTAAGTTGAAAAAAGACATATAGCGATTGTCAATAGATGCAATACAAAAGAACGGCTATAATCTCTTAAAAGATAAGATAGCCGTTTTTCAACTATCAGTACTGAAGTCCGTAATTTCAGATAAAAGCTTGCCAGTATTTTAAGAGTAAGTTTGCAGAGCTTTTGCCTGAAATGCAAATTTTTTCCTCATAACATTTCACAAAGCGATCGCTATATGCGATCCCCCTAGCGCCCCTAACTTATTTAGGGGAGAGGCATTTGTCTTAAATATTAGGGAATTTGGCTCAGTATATATGAATCATATTCGTTAGAATTTTTCATTTTAGCAAATAAGATTAGTAGTTT
It encodes the following:
- the nth gene encoding endonuclease III, which translates into the protein MGAKVIPVIGIRKRSSKKQRAIEILVRLKRLYPDATCSLNYASPVQLLVATILSAQCTDERVNQVTPALFSKFPDAASLANADLEELENLVRSTGFYRNKAKNIKSACQTIVSEFGSQVPKRMEDLLKLSGVARKTANVVLAHAYGINSGVTVDTHVKRLTQRLGLTEHSDPIRIERDLMGLLPQPDWENWSIRLIYHGRAICKARSPACEACELSDLCPCAFHVPQEKVKAKIVEN
- the rpsN gene encoding 30S ribosomal protein S14 is translated as MAKKSMIEREKKRAKLVQKYAAKREALLDEFKEAESPLDKLEIHRQIQQLPRNSAPTRRRNRCWLTGRPRGVYRDFGLSRNVLREWAHEGLLPGVVKSSW
- the aat gene encoding leucyl/phenylalanyl-tRNA--protein transferase, with amino-acid sequence MNYDIATIVQGYAQGYFLMADEDNVLGWYGSRDRTLIPLDNRFRYPKSLRRALNQERFSIAINRDFKSVVANCADRETTWISPELKKIYWELYQAGWAYSFETWQGDELAGGILGIVIGGAFIGESMFYRIPEGSKVAMVKLVERLRERQFVLFDAQMMNPHLERFGAYGINDDEYQILLKKALFRRCSLD
- a CDS encoding DUF3598 family protein: MHSQWTALLQNLGEWQGSFTRFSPQGDILEDTPSVVTLEGLDNNQKIRQTIRLGGSEKVLEYSTLARSVLFFKNGAFSQGSIQLAPFSEFGAEFGLIYENQRLRLVQLYDKNLELAQLTLIREHLAGTQPPQKPQLTVDNLLGEWQGEAVTIYPDWRSPENYSTKMQLQLDGNGRLIQSLTFGERTISSTATVKNSIIHFDQDPQKQVQVLLLPNGASATSPLKLSVRQPLFLEVGWLIQPDLRQRMIRSYSDKGDWISLTLVTEKKI
- a CDS encoding cell division protein FtsX, giving the protein MFKFFTKFDYLLKETFLGLRRGGWMNWAAVSTVTVLLFLFGMSLQTSWQLEKLLNQFGTQLEVSVYLEPSARIETLEPLVANMPEVASIQKITKDQAWTKLVKELGISNIESATQQLGENPLVDELKVKAQNSSVVPTLATQLAKLQGVETVQYVDEALKRIAQLHQGLNWVSLAITIILTLTAVAVTSTTIRLIVIARRREIEIMQLVGATSVWIYLPFVLQGIVFGILGGAIAWGFISCLQQFLSRWLANQPEFIQFLTNGLQLSVLQTLLLPIILLNFGAVVGLLGSLFAVRRFAKS
- a CDS encoding PLP-dependent aminotransferase family protein, with the translated sequence MLWLPIDRTSNIPLIRQIYLELRNKILNAELKAEQRLPATRSLAASLGVSRNVILEAYDQLIAEGYLEGRSGSGTYVARGACWEFLPTQRHTEEKMTSLLTDSPMSLSDKETGGIDIIDFRSGLPALDSFPRKLWGQLAKQVFTEIPNALLGYGQPEGCVELRSVLSKYLWKTRGVICNPEQIVITSGATQAFSLVGELLLKPGSRVILEDPVTRELQKIFIALQAELFPVPVDEQGLQTHLLPPDKKPSFIFVTPSHQFPLGSVLTIQRRISLLEYAKSTDCFIVEDDYDSEFRYEGTPVSSLQGLDPERVIYIGTFSKILSPALRIGYIVLPVSLVERCRYFKRLKDQHTAYFEQLILAQFIQDGYLERHIARMKKLYQKRRQILKQNLIDRFADRVKIFGDSTGLHFVASFPKINFCKKTLQKLESQGVRIYPVTAHTVFQERHQHQVILGYGNLTISQIEAGIQRLQKSLSDI
- a CDS encoding LysE family translocator, producing the protein MFEAQSFLAFLATSTLLIFAPGPDMLLVISRGFSQGSLAAIVSALGATTGIFVHTCLAAFGMSVLLQTSKTLFLVVKLVGAVYLIYLGIKLIQDKPNSLALKQQMPVSMRVVYAQGVFSSVLNPKLALFILAFLPQFVSSPNHSTIQIIILGLILGTQALMIFSLIGIFSSNIATLFIRNSQFSNYLRIATGGTLAFLGLNLAV
- the def gene encoding peptide deformylase, whose product is MPIEIAVEKKKLQNPPLEMHYLGDRVLRQPAKRISKVDEELRQIIREMLQTMYSKDGIGLAAPQVGINKQLIVIDCDPENPANPPLVLINPTIKKVSRDLCVAQEGCLSIPGVYLDVKRPQVVEISYKDESGRPQSLKAGDLLGRCIQHEIDHLNGVVFVDRVDNSLALAQELSKHGFSHQAVKPVA
- the cas6 gene encoding CRISPR-associated endoribonuclease Cas6, with product MPHSLVLHLLPQSPIPPQFLTGRHLHALFLNLVSSVDRKLGDCLHDSTSDKAFTISPLQIKTNASHKNKTLDPTLQWEHQKPIPTGTSCWWRISLLDDTLLAQLTQLWLNLNPAHPWHLGPADLYITTILGTPHTTQPWANAITYAQLYEQASDSQRQIALSFCTPTNFRQGHFDTALPTRECVFNSLLQRWNKYSGIPLESNLTEFIFPSFFNIRTAVAVDSRSKFIGCVGEINYRILGQVDTCIIKHINALADFALYCGAGRKTTMGMGMVRRLEV